The DNA sequence ATTCATAAAGAGGGAAATGACCAGTTCACAGGGCGGCTTTTATTCATCGCTCAATGCCGATAGCGAAGGCGAAGAAGGTAAGTTTTACGTTTGGACCAGTTCAGAGATTGACCAGGTACTGGATGGGAAAACTGCTGAACTTGTTAAGGATTATTACGGGGTAAAAAACAGAGGCAACTGGGAGCACGGCAATAATATTTTGTACAGGGAAAGTGAAAAAATGGAATTTGCAGAAAACAATGATATGAGCTTGCAAGAATGGGATAAAATGCTCAAATCTGCCAAAAAGAAGCTTTTAAAAGCGCGGAGCAAAAGGGAACGCCCCTCCACTGATGATAAAGTGCTCACAAGCTGGAATGCCTTGATGTTAAAAGGCTACGTAGATGCTTATCTGGCTTTGGGAGATGAGGCTTATTTGAAAACAGCACTGAAAAACGCCCATTTTCTGGAGGCTAATATGATGCGTAAAAATGGAAGATTGTGGAGAAATTATAATCCTGCCAGCCGGAAAGGCTGGGACGGTGAAGCAGGAATTGAAGCTTTTTTGGACGATTATGCATTGCTGGCTGATGCTTATATCCATCTTTATCAAGCTACTTTTGATAAGCACTGGCTGGATTTGGCTAAAAAGCTTACTGATTACAGCATTGCGCATTTTCAAGATCCAAAAAGCGGTATGTTTTACTATACCTCTGATCAATCTGAAAAGTTGATTGCCCGTAAAATGGAAATTACCGATAATGTTATTCCTGCCTCGAACTCCTTAATGGCCCACGTACTTTATAAAATGGGTGAATATTACTACCACAAACCCTATATTCAAATGAGCAAAACTATGCTCAATCATGTGGTGGATGATATTCCAGAGGCAGGGCCTTATTATGCCAACTGGGCATCACTTTTGGGGCTGATGGCCTACGAACCCTACGAAATAGCGATTATGGGGGATGCAGCCCAAAATAAAAATTTGGCCATGCAAAGCCATTATTTGCCAACTGCAATATTTATGGGCGGTGCTGAGGAAAATCTGTCATTGCTCAAAAATAAATTGGTAAAGGATGAAACTATAATCTATGTCTGTAAAAATAAAGTTTGCAAATTACCAGTACAGCAGGTGGAGGATGCGCTTAAGCAAATTGAAAAATGGAAATAATGAAAATCCTTGTTTTTTGAATTCAGCATCCCTTATTCAGATTTTCTTCATTTTATCTGTCAGGTTTAGTATTCATTTCGTCTTTTTAAACGCATTTTGCACAAATGTTAAAACTAAAAAACAATAGTGATTATGAGTAAAGTAGCAGTAATTGTATTTGCAGATTCAGAATCACATGCAGACATGGGACGTATTTCCAACGCAATGGAAATAGTTTCTGAATTTGCCGAAAACGGAGACGAGGCAAAACTCCTATTTGACGGAGCCGGAGTGACCTGGCCCGGGAAACTTGCTGACGAAGACCATCCCCTTAACCAGTCATTTCAGAAGATAAGACCTCATATACTTGGTGCCTGCCACTTCTGTTCCAAGGCATTTAATGCCAAGGACGGGGTAGAAAAATCAGGAATTCCTTTTTTACAGGATTATAATGGCCACCCAAGTGTAAGAAATCTGGTGAAAGATGGCTACCAGATTATCACTGCCTAAGCCGTATGCACCACAGACTTTTTGTTCAAGAAAAACTATCGCTTGACTCAGGTGCTGTATCGGTAGGTTCTTTTAGCTACAGATTATTTTTTGGATTTCAAACATTAAAACAAAAGCTGTGAGTACAAATGTATCTGATCAATTATTGCAAATATTAACCAATGAAGGCGTAAAGCATATTTTTGGAGTAGCAGGTGACGCTCTCAACCCTCTTATTTCTGCTATGGCCAAGCAAAGTGAGGTGAAATGGGTAAAAACGAAACATGAAGGAAATGCTTCTTTTGCCGCATTTGCGCAAGGTGAACTAAATGATAATATCGGTGTATGTGCCAGCACGGTTGGCCCGGGAGCATTGCACCTCGTAAATGGATTATATAATGCCAAAAAAGAGCGTTCACCTGTTTTAGCTATTACCGGGCAAGTACCTGTAGAACACATTGGCACAAACTATCATCAGGAAGTAGATTTGACCAAAGTGTTTGACGATATATGTGAATACCAGGCAATTATTCGCTCACCTGAAGAAGCTCCACGGGTTATATTGAGAGCCTTGCGTATTGCTATTAATCGTAAGTGTGTATGCAGGATTGAATTACCTGCTGATATAGCGGAAATGCCTTCAGCAAATGAGGATTTTGTTCATACTGTATTTCGATCTCATTCTACAGTGATGCCAAATCAGGAAAACTTAGAAAAAGCTGTGAGATTAATTAATCAGGCCGATAAAGTAGGGATTTTGGCAGGAGCCGGTTGCCGTTCTTCCCGGCAAGAAGTGCTGGCGTTTGCAAAGAAAATAAATGCCCCTATTACGCACACCGTACGAGCATCCGATATTTTTGATCATAACAGCGAAAATGTAGTAGGACTTACAGGACTTATCGGCAATCCGTCAGGCTATGAGGCAGTGATGAAATGTGATTTGTTAATCATGCTGGGTACTGATTTTCCTTATACCTCATTCCTGCCTGACAACACCAAAACCATTCAGGTAGACATACGTCCAGAAAATATTGGTAACCGTACCTCTGTTACGCTTGGCTTGCATGCTGATATCAAGCATTTTGTAAATTATGTTAGTCAAAACTGCGAGATCAAGAAGAATTCTGAATGGGTTAAAAAATTAAATAAAGAGTTTAAAAATTGGCTCGATCATAACTGCAAAACCTCTGACGGAGAAAAGGACTTCAAAATCATGCATCCGCAGGTGGTGGCCAGGCAAATAAGCGATATTGCTGCCGATGATGCAATATTTGTCATTGATACAGGTACATCCGCTATCTGGTCGAGTAACTTTATGAATTTCCACTCGCAGAGAAGAATTATTGGCTCCTTTAATCATGGCTCCATGGCTGTAGGGCTACCAGCTGCTATTGGAGCTCAAATGCAATTTCCTGACCGGGAAGTTTGGGCTTTGGTGGGGGATGGAGCTTTTAATATGTCACTTCAGGATTTTTCAACAGCTGTAGAATATGAATTGCCCATTAAGATTATTGTGCTTAATAATTCGGAGCTTGGTTTTGTGAAAATAGAGATGGAGGAAGCCGGTTTTGCACCTAATTTTGATGCCATTGAGGTAAAGAATTTTGATTTCGCAGCCTATGCAAAATTAGTGGGAGGCGATGGGTTGAATGTAACCCAAAATGATGGAATTATTCCAGCTATAAAAAAGGCTCAAAAATCAAAAAAGCCTTTTATACTAAACGCTCATGTTTCAAGCGGGGAATTATCATTGCCCTCTCATATAAGTTTTAGTCAGGCTAAGAATTTTGGTTTATCAAAAATGAAGGAACTTCTTGAAGCGGCAAAAGGAAATAAAGCTCAATGGGAAAATATAAAGAGTGAGGTGCAAGCCTACTTTGATAAAGAGTCTTGAATGGAAGTTCACTATGTCCAATTTGAAGGAGTGTTAGCAACTTTTAACGATTTCCTTTTTTAAGTAAAAATTAGGTTTTTCTATTTAAGAATTTTTTTTCACATCATTAAACTCACTTTATGAAAGACACATCTCTCAATATGGAAAAGCTCATCAGCTTGCGTCATGAGCTTCATAAGCATCCTGAAGTATCAAATAAAGAAAAACATACGGCTAAGAGAATCACAGAATTTCTAAAAACAACGGAACCTGATGATCTCATCAATGAAATAGGCGAATATGGTATTGCAGCTATTTTTAATGGGGAGAAAAAAGGTCCTACGGTTATGATCCGTTGTGAATTGGACGCTCTTCCGATTGAAGAAGTCAACGACATGGAGTATCGGTCAGTGAACGAAGGTGTTAGCCATAAATGTGGGCATGATGGTCATATGACTATCGTATGTGGTTTGGCAACGCTACTATCCAAGAATCGTCCTTCCTCAGGACGAGTGATATTGCTTTTCCAACAGGCAGAAGAAATTGGTGAGGGGGCCAGAAAAATTCTCAAAGATGAGAAATTTAAAGCATTGGAGCCCGATTTTATATATGCCTTGCACAATCTTCCGGGTTTTGAAAAAAACCAAATTATAATTAAAGATAATATTTTCGCCTCTGCATCTCGAGGATTGATAGTAAAGCTTAAAGGCACCCCTTCTCATGCCAGCCATCCTGAAGATGGAAGAAACCCTTCTCTTGCAGCTTCTAAAATCACCCAACATTTATTTGAAATTCCGCAAATGCATACTTTATTTCACAAAGCCTCTCTGATCACCCCTATTTATATAAGGGTAGGGAGTCCCTCTTTTGGAACTTCACCGGGCGAGGGCGAAGTGATGGCGACTCTCAGAACTCATGAGGACGATGATATGAAAAATATTGCCGATAAAGCACAGGAAGTGATTCATAAAATTGCCGATGTACATGACTTGGAAGCCGAAATATCCTGGACGGAAGAATTCGAAGCAGTAAAAAATAATAAAAATTGCATGCAGTTCATTAAAGCTGTGGCTGAAGACAGGGATATAAAAACCCGTGTGGTCGATCACCCTTTTCCCTGGTCAGAGGATTTTGGATTGTTCACCAGCCACTACAATGGGGCACTTTTTGGCTTAGGTTCCGGAAAAAATCAACCACAGCTTCACAACAATGACTTTGATTTCCCGGATGATATAATTGAAACTGGAGTGGTGATGTTTAGGGAGATTATTGATCAAATTCTTGGGGATTAAACGAATGAATAATTATGCTACATACTTCATATATAGAGCTAAGCAAAAAGGCTTTAAATAACAATATTCGCTATCTCAAAAGCCTTGCAAAAAAGGATACGCGTTATTCAATGGTGATCAAGGCCAATGCTTATGGCCATGGAATAGAGGATATTTTACCATTAATAGAGGAGTGTGGGGTAGATCACTTTTCTGTATTCAGCGTGGCAGAAGCCAAGCGGGCACATAAGATTAAAAATAAAGACTGCGACCTAATGATTTTAGGGTGGGTTGATACCGATGAGATAAGTTGGGCGATAGAGCATGAAGTTTCATTTTTCGTTTTCACAATTGAACGACTTCGTGCAGCTTGTCAAGTAGCAAAAAAAATGAGGAAACCTGCTGGAATTCACATTGAAGTGGAAACTGGTATGCATCGTACTGGATTTGATACTGAAGAGCTAAAGGAAGCTGTGCAGATTATTAAGGATAACGAAGATTACTTTGAGGTCAAGGGAGTCTGCACGCATTTTGCCGGGGCCGAGGAAATGGCCAGTTTTGACCGTGTAGAAAAGCAGATTCAAAACTTTAATGAAGCGTGTTCATGGATTAATGAGCAAAATATCTATCCGGAGTATCGGCATGCTGCCTGTTCTGCTGCGCTGTTTAATTTTCCTGATACCGCCATGGATCTTATGAGGATTGGCATTTCGAGCTACGGTTTCTGGCCAAGTACCGAAACGAAGCTGCTTCATTTGAGAGAAAAGGAAGGTGAAGAAGATCCGCTTGAAAGGGTCTTGAACTGGAAGAGTGTTGTATTAAGTGTAAAACATGTGGCCGAAAATGAATATGTAAGTTATGGAAAGTCATATCTAACCAATCGCCCCACCACAATAGTTACTATTCCTGTCGGTTACGGTTATGGTTTCAGTCGTACACTTAGCAACAAGGGGCATGTTTTGATTCACGGAAAGCTTGTGCCTGTAGTGGGTAAAGTGAACATGAATATGGTAGTGGTGGATGTTACCGATTTGGATACTGTGGAAGTAGGTGATGAAGTGGTACTTATCGGCAAACAGGGAGAGGAGGCCATAACTGTAGATTCTTTCAGCGACATGAATAACAGTATGAACTATGAACTCTTGACCCGTTTGCCAGATCATATTCCCAAAAAAGTTATCGCATAAAACAATCAGATGAACTATCAGAGCGGTGGTGTTTCTAATGCCCACTTTCTAAAACTTTGACTTATTCTGTCAGGTTTTGAAGTATCATACGACTC is a window from the Chitinophagales bacterium genome containing:
- the alr gene encoding alanine racemase — its product is MLHTSYIELSKKALNNNIRYLKSLAKKDTRYSMVIKANAYGHGIEDILPLIEECGVDHFSVFSVAEAKRAHKIKNKDCDLMILGWVDTDEISWAIEHEVSFFVFTIERLRAACQVAKKMRKPAGIHIEVETGMHRTGFDTEELKEAVQIIKDNEDYFEVKGVCTHFAGAEEMASFDRVEKQIQNFNEACSWINEQNIYPEYRHAACSAALFNFPDTAMDLMRIGISSYGFWPSTETKLLHLREKEGEEDPLERVLNWKSVVLSVKHVAENEYVSYGKSYLTNRPTTIVTIPVGYGYGFSRTLSNKGHVLIHGKLVPVVGKVNMNMVVVDVTDLDTVEVGDEVVLIGKQGEEAITVDSFSDMNNSMNYELLTRLPDHIPKKVIA
- a CDS encoding amidohydrolase, with amino-acid sequence MKDTSLNMEKLISLRHELHKHPEVSNKEKHTAKRITEFLKTTEPDDLINEIGEYGIAAIFNGEKKGPTVMIRCELDALPIEEVNDMEYRSVNEGVSHKCGHDGHMTIVCGLATLLSKNRPSSGRVILLFQQAEEIGEGARKILKDEKFKALEPDFIYALHNLPGFEKNQIIIKDNIFASASRGLIVKLKGTPSHASHPEDGRNPSLAASKITQHLFEIPQMHTLFHKASLITPIYIRVGSPSFGTSPGEGEVMATLRTHEDDDMKNIADKAQEVIHKIADVHDLEAEISWTEEFEAVKNNKNCMQFIKAVAEDRDIKTRVVDHPFPWSEDFGLFTSHYNGALFGLGSGKNQPQLHNNDFDFPDDIIETGVVMFREIIDQILGD
- a CDS encoding thiamine pyrophosphate-dependent enzyme, giving the protein MSTNVSDQLLQILTNEGVKHIFGVAGDALNPLISAMAKQSEVKWVKTKHEGNASFAAFAQGELNDNIGVCASTVGPGALHLVNGLYNAKKERSPVLAITGQVPVEHIGTNYHQEVDLTKVFDDICEYQAIIRSPEEAPRVILRALRIAINRKCVCRIELPADIAEMPSANEDFVHTVFRSHSTVMPNQENLEKAVRLINQADKVGILAGAGCRSSRQEVLAFAKKINAPITHTVRASDIFDHNSENVVGLTGLIGNPSGYEAVMKCDLLIMLGTDFPYTSFLPDNTKTIQVDIRPENIGNRTSVTLGLHADIKHFVNYVSQNCEIKKNSEWVKKLNKEFKNWLDHNCKTSDGEKDFKIMHPQVVARQISDIAADDAIFVIDTGTSAIWSSNFMNFHSQRRIIGSFNHGSMAVGLPAAIGAQMQFPDREVWALVGDGAFNMSLQDFSTAVEYELPIKIIVLNNSELGFVKIEMEEAGFAPNFDAIEVKNFDFAAYAKLVGGDGLNVTQNDGIIPAIKKAQKSKKPFILNAHVSSGELSLPSHISFSQAKNFGLSKMKELLEAAKGNKAQWENIKSEVQAYFDKES
- a CDS encoding thioredoxin domain-containing protein, with the translated sequence MMLNSKYILSVLLFQFVILTGCGQNGETNEYSKNSKDQNSELNDLADAKSPYLRQHADNPVNWHEWGAEALEKAKKENKPLLISIGYAACHWCHVMEHESFMDSTVAKIMNEHFVPIKIDREERPDIDQIYMNAVQLLSGRGGWPLNAFALPNGQPYYAGTYFSKDQWIKVLNQMNDVYRNDYEKVQQQAIQLTKGIQSQEIITVAGDSTAEFLKNSYKTLFQNWLSRIDFKKGGYDKAPKFPLPTGWEFLLQYHYLTGKDKALEAVVTTLDEMAKGGIYDQIGGGFARYSTDADWFAPHFEKMLYDNGQLISLYAHAYKLTKDETYAEVIRETLEFIKREMTSSQGGFYSSLNADSEGEEGKFYVWTSSEIDQVLDGKTAELVKDYYGVKNRGNWEHGNNILYRESEKMEFAENNDMSLQEWDKMLKSAKKKLLKARSKRERPSTDDKVLTSWNALMLKGYVDAYLALGDEAYLKTALKNAHFLEANMMRKNGRLWRNYNPASRKGWDGEAGIEAFLDDYALLADAYIHLYQATFDKHWLDLAKKLTDYSIAHFQDPKSGMFYYTSDQSEKLIARKMEITDNVIPASNSLMAHVLYKMGEYYYHKPYIQMSKTMLNHVVDDIPEAGPYYANWASLLGLMAYEPYEIAIMGDAAQNKNLAMQSHYLPTAIFMGGAEENLSLLKNKLVKDETIIYVCKNKVCKLPVQQVEDALKQIEKWK